A portion of the Tachysurus vachellii isolate PV-2020 chromosome 14, HZAU_Pvac_v1, whole genome shotgun sequence genome contains these proteins:
- the LOC132857382 gene encoding protocadherin beta-6-like, with the protein MGVHMNAGCFRRYVSSVILFSAMIHTSFTVTQYSIPEEMEEGSVVANLATDLGLDLDTLINRKVRLDVIANKKYLDINKEKGELYILEKIDREQLCPAKTTTICFLKMEVIVENPVRIFYIELEITDINDNNPHFRRDTIHLDILESTPAGERFSVSNAVDSDVGSNSVKTYYLSESDHFGIEIQSVRDGSKFADLVLKKTLDREVQAVHNLILTAVDGGVPTRSGTANIVVRVQDTNDNAPKFDRESYTINVTENSPIGSLVVKLNATDLDEGSNSDIAYSFGLYTSEKAQEAFSLSPNTGEIRVKETINYEDFRIYNMEIIAKDKGTNSLSGQCKITIMITDMNDNHPEISVRSFSNPVKEDIAVGTVIAVISVSDKDSGENGQIDVHIPENLPFALKESSENYYELEVSEPLDREKVAEYDITFTVTDRGNPPLSDNETVTLELLDVNDNVPQFPQSFYTIQVLENNPPGALLSSLTAHDPDLHENQYLVYFIIEKEILNTSMSMLFSINPENGNLYALKTFDYEIEKEFLFHIEARDSGVPPLSSNVTVHIIIMDQNDNTPVIVSPWRAHGSVVEEKIPRSTDKGTLIAKVIAIDTDSVHNSRITYQFLQNTDATLFSLDQYNGEIRTTRMFSYRDSRHQRLVVIAKDNGEPSLSSTVTIKLSTVETALKSYADMTEVPLEYDIFSDLNLYLVIGLGSVSFLLLITILVTIVLKCQKPKASKGAPPCRNSVISERNSTIADSTLVSNDAYWYSLFLAETRKGKLVVRQPVPKGSRYIVSSIPRSTGLTDTSDSAASTLQAYIPVAITDDHWAIIKSIVCLKGFARIAEISG; encoded by the exons ATGGGGGTTCATATGAACGCGGGGTGCTTTAGAAGGTATGTCTCGAGTGTTATCTTATTCTCTGCTATGATTCACACATCGTTTACTGTCACTCAGTATTCTATACCTGAAGAGATGGAAGAAGGATCCGTGGTAGCAAATCTCGCCACCGATTTAGGGCTGGATTTAGATACATTGATTAACCGTAAAGTGCGACTAGATGTTATCGCTAATAAGAAATATCTCgatataaacaaagaaaaggGGGAGCTCTACATATTAGAAAAGATTGATCGTGAACAGCTTTGTCCAGCTAAAACGACAACgatatgttttttaaaaatggaagtGATTGTGGAAAATCCTGTGCGCATATTTTACATAGAATTAGAAATAACTGATATTAATGACAATAATCCTCATTTCCGACGTGACACTATTCATTTGGACATTTTGGAATCGACGCCAGCAGGTGAAAGATTTTCTGTCAGCAATGCGGTGGATTCTGATGTTGGATCTAATTCGGTTAAGACATATTATCTAAGTGAAAGCGATCACTTTGGAATAGAGATACAGTCTGTCAGAGACGGCTCTAAATTTGCTGATTTAGTTTTGAAAAAGACTTTAGACCGTGAGGTTCAAGCTGTCCATAATCTGATTCTTACTGCTGTGGATGGCGGAGTTCCTACGCGCTCTGGTACAGCCAACATCGTTGTTAGAGTGCAGGATACAAACGACAACGCACCCAAGTTTGATCGGGAAAGCTATACAATTAATGTCACAGAAAACTCCCCTATAGGAAGCCTCGTCGTTAAATTAAATGCAACTGACTTAGATGAAGGCTCTAACTCAGATATAGCATACTCTTTCGGCCTATACACTTCGGAAAAAGCTCAAGAAGCTTTTAGTTTAAGTCCAAACACTGGTGAAATAAGAGTTAAAGAAACGATTAATTATGAGGATTTCCGAATTTATAACATGGAGATTATAGCAAAGGATAAAGGTACTAATTCATTATCGGGGCAATGTAAAATAACCATTATGATTACAGACATGAATGACAATCATCCAGAAATTTCAGTGAGATCTTTTTCAAATCCGGTTAAAGAAGACATCGCTGTAGGCACAGTTATTGCAGTAATTAGTGTGAGTGACAAAGACTCGGGTGAAAATGGCCAAATTGATGTTCATATACCTGAAAATTTACCTTTTGCACTAAAAGAATCATCCGAGAATTATTACGAGCTCGAGGTATCCGAACCACTGGACCGTGAAAAAGTAGCAGAATATGACATCACATTTACCGTTACTGACCGAGGAAACCCTCCGTTATCTGATAACGAAACGGTAACTCTAGAATTGTTAGACGTTAATGACAACGTGCCACAGTTTCCACAATCATTTTATACCATACAGGTTTTGGAAAATAATCCGCCCGGAGCTTTACTTAGTTCCCTCACCGCTCATGACCCAGATCTCCATGAAAATCAGTATCTCGTTTATTTCataatagaaaaagaaatactgaACACCTCTATGTCCATGCTGTTTTCTATTAATCCAGAGAACGGTAATCTTTACGCACTAAAGACGTTTGACTATGAGATAGAGAAGGagtttctttttcatattgaaGCTAGGGATTCTGGTGTTCCTCCTCTCAGCAGTAACGTAACTGTTCACATTATTATAATGGACCAGAATGACAACACTCCGGTTATAGTGTCTCCATGGCGCGCGCATGGCTCAGTGGTTGAGGAAAAAATACCGAGATCCACTGATAAAGGAACTCTGATAGCCAAAGTAATTGCTATAGACACAGATTCTGTGCACAACTCTAGGATTACTTATCAAtttcttcaaaacactgatgctacATTATTCAGTTTGGACCAGTACAATGGAGAGATCCGGACCACGAGaatgttcagttacagagactcacgccACCAGCGGCTGGTGGTGATCGCCAAGGATAACGGAGAGCCCTCACTCTCCTCTACAGTCACCATCAAACTGTCCACAGTGGAGACTGCACTGAAAAGCTATGCTGACATGACTGAAGTGCCTTTAGAATATGACATCTTTTCAGATTTAAACCTGTATCTGGTAATTGGACTGGGTTCGGTTTCATTCCTGTTACTGATCACCATACTGGTGACCATCGTGCTGAAATGTCAGAAACCGAAGGCAAGTAAAGGTGCTCCTCCCTGTAGGAACAGTGTGATCAGTGAGAGGAACTCTACCATCGCAGATTCTACTCTGGTCTCCAACGATGCCTACTGGTACAGTTTATTTTTAGCAGAGACCAGAAAAGGAAAGCTGGTAGTTAGACAACCTGTGCCAAAGGGGTCTAGATACATTGTGTCCAGTATACCGAGGAGCACAGGACTGACTGACACTAGTGACTCAGCTGCATCAACCCTACAG GCGTACATTCCAGTCGCCATCACAGATGATCATTGGGCAATCATAAAGAGCATCGTGTGCTTAAAAGGATTCGCACGAATTGCTGAAATTTCGGGTTAA
- the LOC132857383 gene encoding protocadherin alpha-C2-like has translation MGVHMNAGCFRRYVSSVVLFSAMIHTSFTVTHYSIPEEMEEGSVVANLATDLGLDLDTLIKRKVRLDVIANKKYLDINKEKGELYILEKIDREQLCPAKTTCFLKMEVIVENPVRIFYIELEITDINDNNPHFRRDTIHLDILESTPAGERFSVSNAVDSDVGSNSVKTYYLSESDHFGIEIQSGRDGSKFADLILKKSLDREVQAVHNLILTAVDGGVPTRSGTANIVVRVQDTNDNAPKFDRESYTINVTENSPIGSLVVKLNATDLDEGSNSDIAYSFGLYTSEKAQEAFSISPNTGEIRVKETINYEDFRIYNMEIIAKDKGTNSLSGQCKITIMITDMNDNHPEISVRSFSNPVKEDIAVGTVIAVISVSDKDSGENGQIDVHIPENLPFALKESSENYYELEVSEPLDREKVAEYDITFTVTDRGNPPLSDNETVTLELLDVNDNVPQFPQSFYTIQVVENNPPGALLSSLTAHDPDLHENQYLVYFIIEKEIVNTSMSMLFSINPENGNLYALKTFDYEIEKEFFFHIEARDSGVPPLSSNVTVHIIIMDQNDNTPVIVSPWSAHGSVVEEKIPRSTDKGTLIAKVIAIDTDSVHNSRIIYQFLQNTDATLFSLDQYNGEIRTTRMFSYRDSRHQRLVVIAKDNGEPSLSATVTIKLSTVETALKSYADMTEMPLEYDIFSDLNLYLVIGLGSVSFLLLITILVTIVLKCQKPKASKGAPPCRNSVISERNSTIADSTLVSNDAYWYSLFLAETRKGKLVVRQPVPKGSRYIVSSIPRSTGLTETSDSAASTLQWRCTPEKQMDHPLGVHTSRHHR, from the exons ATGGGGGTTCATATGAACGCGGGGTGCTTTAGAAGGTATGTCTCGAGTGTTGTCTTATTCTCTGCAATGATTCACACATCGTTTACTGTAACTCACTATTCTATACCTGAAGAGATGGAAGAAGGATCCGTGGTGGCAAATCTCGCCACCGATTTAGGGCTGGATTTAGATACATTGATTAAACGTAAAGTGCGACTAGATGTTATCGCTAATAAGAAATATCTCgatataaacaaagaaaaggGGGAGCTCTACATATTAGAAAAGATTGATCGTGAACAGCTTTGTCCAGCTAAAAcaacatgttttttaaaaatggaagtGATTGTGGAAAATCCTGTGCGCATATTTTACATAGAATTAGAAATAACTGATATTAATGACAATAATCCTCATTTCCGACGTGACACTATTCATTTGGACATTTTGGAATCGACGCCAGCAGGTGAAAGATTTTCTGTCAGCAATGCGGTGGATTCTGATGTTGGATCTAATTCGGTTAAAACATATTATCTAAGTGAAAGCGATCACTTTGGAATAGAGATACAGTCGGGCAGAGACGGCTCTAAATTTGCTGATTTAATTCTGAAAAAGTCTTTAGACCGTGAGGTTCAAGCTGTCCATAATCTGATTCTTACTGCTGTGGATGGCGGAGTTCCTACGCGCTCTGGTACAGCCAACATCGTTGTTAGAGTGCAGGATACAAACGACAACGCACCCAAGTTTGATCGGGAAAGCTATACAATTAATGTCACAGAGAACTCCCCTATAGGAAGCCTTGTCGTTAAATTAAATGCAACTGACTTAGATGAAGGCTCTAACTCAGATATAGCATACTCTTTCGGCCTATACACTTCGGAAAAAGCTCAAGAAGCTTTTAGTATAAGTCCAAACACTGGTGAGATAAGAGTTAAAGAAACGATTAATTATGAGGATTTCCGAATTTATAACATGGAGATTATAGCAAAGGATAAAGGTACTAATTCATTATCAGGACAATGTAAAATAACCATTATGATTACAGACATGAATGACAATCATCCAGAAATTTCAGTGAGATCTTTTTCAAATCCGGTTAAAGAAGACATCGCTGTAGGCACAGTTATTGCAGTAATTAGTGTGAGTGACAAAGACTCGGGTGAAAATGGCCAAATTGATGTTCATATACCTGAAAATTTACCTTTTGCACTAAAAGAATCATCCGAGAATTATTACGAGCTCGAGGTATCCGAACCACTGGACCGTGAAAAAGTAGCAGAATATGACATCACATTTACCGTTACTGACCGAGGAAACCCTCCGTTATCTGATAACGAAACGGTAACTCTAGAATTGTTGGACGTTAATGACAATGTGCCACAGTTTCCACAGTCATTTTATACCATACAGGTTGTGGAAAATAATCCACCCGGAGCTTTACTGAGTTCCCTCACCGCTCATGACCCAGATCTCCATGAAAACCAGTATCTAGTTTATTTCataatagaaaaagaaatagtaAATACGTCTATGTCCATGCTGTTTTCTATTAATCCAGAGAACGGTAATCTTTATGCATTAAAGACGTTTGACTATGAGATAGAGAAGgagttttttttccatattgaAGCTAGGGACTCTGGGGTTCCTCCTCTCAGCAGTAACGTAACTGTTCACATTATTATAATGGACCAGAATGACAATACTCCAGTTATAGTGTCTCCATGGAGCGCGCATGGCTCAGTGGTTGAGGAAAAAATACCGAGATCCACCGATAAAGGAACTCTGATAGCCAAAGTAATTGCTATAGACACAGATTCGGTGCACAACTCTCGGATTATTTATCAATTTCTTCAGAACACTGATGCTACATTATTCAGTTTGGACCAGTACAATGGAGAGATCCGGACCACGAGAATGTttagttacagagactcacgccACCAGCGGCTGGTGGTGATCGCCAAGGATAACGGAGagccctctctctctgctacaGTCACCATCAAACTGTCCACAGTGGAGACTGCACTGAAAAGCTATGCTGACATGACTGAAATGCCTTTAGAATATGACATCTTTTCAGATTTAAACCTGTATCTGGTAATTGGACTGGGTTCAGTGTCATTCCTGTTACTGATCACTATATTGGTGACCATCGTACTGAAATGTCAGAAACCGAAGGCCAGTAAAGGTGCTCCTCCCTGTAGGAACAGTGTGATCAGTGAGAGAAACTCTACAATCGCAGATTCCACTTTGGTCTCCAACGATGCCTACTGGTACAGTTTATTTCTAGCAGAGACCAGAAAAGGAAAACTGGTAGTTAGACAACCTGTGCCAAAGGGGTCAAGATACATTGTGTCCAGTATACCGAGGAGCACAGGACTGACTGAGACTAGTGACTCAGCCGCATCAACTCTACAG TGGCGCTGTACTCCAGAAAAACAAATGGACCATCCACTAGGCGTGCATACCAGTCGCCATCACAGATGA
- the LOC132856523 gene encoding protocadherin alpha-C2-like — protein MGVHMNAGCFRRYVSGVILFSAMIHTSFTVTHYSIPEEMEEGSVVANLATDLGLDVDTLIKRKVRLDVIANKKYLDINKEKGELYILEKIDREHLCPAKTTTTCFLKMEVIVENPVRIFYIELEITDINDNNPHFRRDTIHLDILESTPAGERFSVSNAVDSDVGSNSVKTYYLSESDHFGIEIQSGRDGSKFADLILKKSLDREVQAVHNLILTAVDGGVPTRSGTANIVVRVQDTNDNAPKFDRESYTINVTENSPIGSLVVKLNATDLDEGSNSDIAYSFGLYTSEKAQEAFSLSPNTGEIRVKETINYEDFRIYNMEIIAKDKGTNSLSGQCKITIMITDMNDNHPEISVRSFSNPVKEDIAVGTVIAVISVSDKDSGENGQIDVHIPENLPFALKESSENYYELEVSEPLDREKVAEYDITFTVTDRGNPPLSDNETVTLELLDVNDNVPQFPQSFYTIQVVENNPPGALLSSLTAHDPDLHENQYLVYFIIEKEIVNTSMSMLFSINPENGNLYALKTFDYEIEKEFLFHIEARDSGVPPLSSNVTVHIIIMDQNDNTPVIVSPWRAHGSVVEEKIPRSTDKGTLIAKVIAIDTDSVHNSRITYQFLQNTDATLFSLDQYNGEIRTTRMFSYRDSRHQRLVVIAKDNGEPSLSSTLTIKLSTVETALKSYADMTEVPLEYDIFSDLNLYLVIGLGSVSFLLLITILVTIVLKCQKPKASKGAPPCRNSVISERNSTIADSTLVSNDAYWYSLFLAETRKGKLVVRQPVPKGSRYFVSSIPRSTGLTETSDSAASTLQVI, from the coding sequence ATGGGGGTTCACATGAACGCGGGGTGCTTTAGAAGGTATGTCTCGGGTGTTATCTTATTCTCTGCTATGATTCACACATCGTTTACTGTAACTCACTATTCTATACCTGAAGAGATGGAAGAAGGATCCGTGGTAGCAAATCTCGCCACCGATTTAGGGCTGGATGTAGATACATTGATTAAACGTAAAGTGCGACTAGACGTTATCGCTAATAAGAAATATCTTgatataaacaaagaaaaggGGGAGCTCTACATATTAGAAAAGATTGATCGTGAACATCTTTGTCCAGCTAAAACAACAACgacatgttttttaaaaatggaagtGATTGTGGAAAATCCTGTGCGCATATTTTACATAGAATTAGAAATAACTGATATTAATGACAATAATCCTCATTTCCGACGTGACACTATTCATTTGGACATTTTGGAATCGACGCCAGCAGGTGAAAGATTTTCTGTCAGCAATGCGGTGGATTCTGATGTTGGATCTAATTCGGTTAAAACATATTATCTAAGTGAAAGCGATCACTTTGGCATAGAGATACAGTCGGGCAGAGACGGCTCTAAATTTGCTGATTTAATTTTGAAAAAGTCTTTAGACCGTGAGGTTCAAGCTGTCCATAATCTGATTCTTACTGCTGTGGATGGCGGAGTTCCTACGCGCTCTGGTACAGCCAACATCGTTGTTAGAGTGCAGGATACAAACGACAACGCACCCAAGTTTGATCGGGAAAGCTATACAATTAATGTCACAGAGAACTCCCCTATAGGAAGCCTTGTCGTTAAATTAAATGCAACTGACTTAGATGAAGGCTCTAACTCAGATATAGCATACTCTTTCGGCCTATACACTTCGGAAAAAGCTCAAGAAGCTTTTAGTTTAAGTCCAAACACTGGTGAGATAAGAGTTAAAGAAACGATTAATTATGAGGATTTCCGAATTTATAACATGGAGATTATAGCAAAGGATAAAGGTACTAATTCATTATCAGGACAATGTAAAATAACCATTATGATTACAGACATGAATGACAATCATCCAGAAATTTCAGTGAGATCTTTTTCAAATCCGGTTAAAGAAGACATCGCTGTAGGCACAGTTATTGCAGTAATTAGTGTAAGTGACAAAGACTCGGGTGAAAATGGCCAAATTGATGTTCATATACCTGAAAATTTACCTTTTGCACTAAAAGAATCATCCGAGAATTATTACGAGCTCGAGGTATCTGAACCACTGGACCGTGAAAAAGTAGCAGAATATGACATCACATTTACCGTTACTGACCGAGGAAACCCTCCGTTATCTGATAACGAAACGGTAACTCTAGAATTGTTAGACGTTAATGACAACGTGCCACAGTTTCCACAATCATTTTATACCATACAGGTTGTGGAAAATAATCCACCCGGAGCTTTACTGAGTTCCCTCACCGCTCATGACCCAGATCTCCATGAAAATCAGTATCTCGTTTATTTCataatagaaaaagaaatagtaAATACGTCTATGTCCATGCTGTTTTCTATTAATCCAGAGAACGGTAATCTTTACGCATTAAAGACGTTTGACTATGAGATAGAGAAGGAGTTTCTTTTCCATATTGAAGCTAGGGATTCTGGTGTCCCTCCTCTCAGCAGTAACGTAACTGTTCACATTATTATAATGGACCAGAACGACAACACTCCGGTTATAGTGTCTCCATGGCGCGCGCACGGCTCAGTGGTTGAGGAAAAAATACCGAGATCCACTGATAAAGGAACTCTGATAGCCAAAGTAATTGCTATAGACACTGACTCAGTGCACAACTCTAGGATTACTTATCAATTTCTACAGAACACTGATGCTACATTATTCAGTTTGGACCAGTACAATGGAGAGATCAGAACAACGAGAATGTttagttacagagactcacgccACCAGCGGCTGGTGGTGATCGCCAAGGATAATGGAGagccctctctctcctctacacTCACCATCAAACTGTCCACAGTGGAGACTGCACTGAAAAGCTATGCTGACATGACTGAAGTCCCTTTAGAATATGACATCTTTTCAGATTTAAACCTGTATCTGGTAATTGGACTGGGTTCAGTTTCATTCCTGTTACTGATCACCATATTGGTGACCATCGTGCTGAAGTGTCAGAAACCGAAAGCCAGTAAAGGTGCTCCTCCCTGTAGGAACAGTGTGATCAGTGAGAGGAACTCTACCATCGCAGATTCAACTTTGGTCTCCAACGATGCCTACTGGTACAGTTTATTTCTTGCAGAGACCAGAAAAGGAAAGCTGGTAGTTAGACAACCTGTTCCAAAGGGGTCAAGATACTTTGTGTCCAGTATACCGAGGAGCACAGGACTGACTGAGACTAGTGACTCAGCTGCATCCACTTTACAGGTAATATAA